The segment GATACCTCAACGGCGCCACGGGTAGTCCCGCAGCGTCGTACCTGTTCATGTGTGGCGCGCTGGTGTGTGCCGTTGCCCTGACCGCAGCGCTGAACAACTCAACCACCTCCGGGCGCGCCAAGACGCCTTGCCTGCGTCCGGCCACCCCCTTCAGGAACCCAACATGAAAAAACGCATCGTGTTGTACAAGGCGTTGTCCCACGACTTGCTCGCGCGCCTTCAGGCCGCGGCAGAGGTCACCACCGTCGACCTGGCCCGCCCCGATGGGATGGCCCGCTTGCGTGATGCGCTGCCCGGCGCCCACGGCCTGCTAGGCGCCAGTTTGCGCCTGGATGCCAGCCTGCTCGACCTGGCGCCCGAGCTTGAGGTCATTTCCAGTGTGTCGGTGGGTGTGGACAACTACGACATCACCGACCTTGATCGACGCGGCATCGTGCTCACGAATACGCCCGATGTGTTGACCGAAACCACGGCCGACACTGGCTTCGCACTGATCCTGGCCACGGCCAGGCGGGTGGTGGAACTGGCCAACTGGGTGCGCGATGGTCATTGGCAATCAAGCCTTGGCCCTGCGCAGTTCGGCAGCGACGTACACGGCAAGACGCTGGGCATCGTCGGCATGGGGCGTATCGGCGAAGCACTGGCGCGGCGGGCGGCCGCGGGTTTCGGCATGCAGGTGATCTACCACAGCCAGCGACCCAAGCCTGACGTCGAGGCCCGCTACGGGGCCAGACGCGTTGCGCTGGACGCGCTATTGGCGCAGGCAGATTTCGTCTGCCTCACCGTCCCGTTGAGCGCAGCTACCGAGGGGCTGATCGGGCGCAAGGAACTGGCGCTTATGAAACCTGCGGCCATCCTGATCAATATCTCCCGAGGGCGTGTCGTGGACGAACAGGCGCTGATCGATGCCCTCGAAACACGGCGCATCCGCGGCGCGGGCCTGGATGTGTTCGTTCAGGAGCCATTGGCGGTCGACTCGCCTTTGCTGCGGCTGGCTAACGTGGTGGCTACCCCGCACATAGGTTCGGCCACCGAAGACACCCGGCAAGCGATGGCGCGTTGCGCCGTGGACAACATGCTCGCCGCGCTAGCGGGTAGACGCCCAGCCAACGCGGTCAACGGCTGATGCGCCGCCGCTGAGGATGGTTGATCAGCGGCAGTTGCCGGCTTTGCGGTAGCCCGCTGCCTGGGCTTCTACCTCGGTCGCGAAGGCGACCTGGTTCTTGGGCGCGACCTGGTGATAGCCCGGGCACCCGACAGACAAGTGATACACGTGGCTGTTGCGGTTGCCCAGTACGGCGCCCACGGGGGCTTGGCTTGCTACGGTGGTACGGGCAGGCGCCGCCAGCGCTGGCTGCACGCCATCGCCCGTTGGGGTGTAGTTCAGGGTCCACTTGCGTTCGCCCGTGACGAACGGGTTGGCGTGGCCCATGATGGCGGAAATGCGTCTGTCGCGCTCTTTTTCCCAGGCTGAAACGGGGTGCTGGCGGTCCCATGCCATCAGCAGCTGTTGCTGTTGGCGAGACATGTTCAGGCGGTAGCGATCGAACATGTAGAACGTGGTACGGGCGACCAGGCCCTTGACTTCATCTCTGGGCTCGGCCGCGCGCTGGGCAAAATCCACCTTGGTCGTGCACTGGCCATATTCGCCCTGGTTGCCACTGACCATGCCGTAGTTGAAATTGCTGCGGTCACCGTTGACCTCACCCACGGCAGGGTAGAGGTTGAAGAGGTCGGCCTCCATGGCGCGGAATACCGGGTCGCTGTCCACACAGTGCTCCCGGCCGCCGTTTTTCCAGCACTGGCGTTGGTTGCCGAAGGTATGGGCCGGCACGATGTGCTCCCACTCGGTGCGCTCGGCGCGGTTTTGCTGTTTGCGGGTCTGGTAGCCACACGAAGCCGCGTCGATCCGTCCGCCTGACTTGCCTACCCATGTCCACTGGCAGCCGCAATACAGCTCGCCCATGGCGCTCTTGTCCTGGTCCATGTAGACCTGCTGCTTGGCCACGACCTTGGCTTCAGCAAAAGTGGAGGGCGGGTTTGCCCAGGCAGGGCTACTTAGAATCAGAAGTAGATGAAGGGCGTAACGCAATGATTTCATGGGTAAACAACACGCAGATTACTGGGGCGTGCATTGTAGTACTTCTACCCAGAGCAGACAGCACGCATTGACCACCACGCGTAGGAAAACGGGTGGCCAATGGTCGCAGGGAAGGCGTGATGCTATTTGAAACCCGTGACTGCATGGGGCACGTAGGGTGCCTCGAGTCGAGCGGTCTCCTCAGCCGTCAGGCGCAGGTCGATGGCGGCCAAGGCGTCGTCCAGGTGCGCGGGCTTGGACGCACCGACGATGGGCGAGCTGACCCCTTGCTTGCCCAGTACCCAGGCAAGCGCCACTTGGGCCATCGGCACGCCACGCTCCTGGGCAATCTGTTCGACCACGTCGATGACGCGTCCGTCTTGCGCCTCGGTTTTCTCGAAGAATGACTGCCCGGACAGATCGGTGCGGGTCCGTTCGGTCTGCTGCCCGTTGGGGCGGGTCAGGCGACCACGTGCCATGGGGCTCCAGGGCATGAGCCCGACGCCCTGATCCAGGCACAGGGGAATCATTTCGCGCTCTTCTTCACGGTACAGCAGGTTCAAAAAGTTCTGCATCGACACGAAACGGCTCCAGCCGTTGCTGGTGGCCACCTGCTGCGCCTTGGCAAATTGCCAGGCATACATCGACGAAGCGCCGATATAGCGGGCCTTGCCCGCCCTGACCACGTCATTGAGCGCTTCCATGGTTTCTTCGATGGGAGTGGTGTAGTCCCAGCGGTGGATCTGGTACAGGTCGACGTAGTCGGTGCCCAAACGCGACAGGCTGGCGTCGATACTGGTCATGATCGCCTTGCGCGACAACCCTTGCTCATTGGGACGGCTGGCGCCCTGCCACATGTTGGCCGGGTAGAAAACCTTGGTGGCGATCACCGTCTCGTCACGCCGGGTGAATTCCTTGAGCAGTTTGCCGAGGATCACCTCTGAGGTGCCCGCGGAATAGCTATTGGCCGTGTCGAAAAAGTTGATGCCCTGCTCGACGGCATGGCGAATGATGGGCCTGCTCGCGTCTTCGCCCAGTGTCCAGGGGTGCGTGCCGGCATCCGGCTCGCCGAAGGTCATGCAGCCCAGGCACAACCTGGAAATGTCCAACCCGGTGGTACCCAATTTCACGTATTGCATCAGTGTGTCCTCGTCAGCCTTTGAATAGGTGCAGCGTACCCGCGTTGGCCATGCGGGCAAATTCCGTGTTGCTGCAAGTGGGACCTGCAGGAATTCACAAGCGCAACAGGGGCTTGATCTGCTGGTGCAGGAAATCGGTCACTGCCTTTATCCGCGGCGTGGCGCGCACGTCTTCATGCACCGCCAGCCAGATCTCGATGCTGATGGTCTGCTCAGGCTGGCCAGCCACGGTCAACCCGTGCTCATGGGCCATGAAGGCGGGCAGGCAAGCGATGCCTATACTTCCGGCACAGGCCTGGGCCTGGATGCGCAAGTCGTTGCTCAGCAAGGCGAAGGGTTGCTCGCCCGCCTGGCGGTTGAGCCACTGTTGCTGCGGTGAATGGGCCTGGGAGGCGTCATAACCAATGTACCGGCGTGCCGAACCGCTGGCTTGGTAATCGGCACTGGCATACAAACGATAGTCCAGGTGCCCGAGCAGGCTGACCACCAGGGTCGGCTCGGTGGGCCGTGACAGGACGATGCTGATGTCGGCCTCGCGCCTGGCCAGGGATGCCCGAGATTTGCTGCCCACCAGCCGCAGGCGCAGTTGGGGGTAGTGCTTGTAAAGATCCCCCAGGCGCCTTGCGATGATGCTGCCCAGCAAGGCGGGCGGTGCCGAGAGGATCACTTCACCTTCTACCGTTTGTTGACCGGCGCTGGCAAAGTGTTCGAGGGCGAAGGACGATGCGGCCATCTGACCGGCCAACTCGCCCACGCGCTCGCCATCCTCGGTGAGCACATAGGCCCGTGCGCGGCGGTCGACCAGCTTCAGGTTGAGCGAAGCCTCGAGAGATGCGATCCGCCGAGCGACGGTAGCGTGGTCGACTGACAGTACCCTGGCGGCGGCAGACAGCGACCCGGTCGCGCAGAAGGTCGAGAAATGGCGTAAGTCTTCCCAATCGAACATGAGCGGGCTCGGCAGTTATAGGTCTGAGAGGGCCAGACACCGTCTTGGATACCAGCCCGTGCGGGAATGTAGCCTTGGCTCAAGCGCCGCCTTTCATGCGCCGTGCGACAACATAGAGCCCCAGCCCCAGCAGCGCCATGGCAGCGCCGATGTAACCTGTACTGGTCCAGCCCAACCCCGCCGTGATCGCCATGCCTCCCAACCATGGGCCCAGGGCGTTGGCCAAGTTGAAGGCGGCATGGTTCGAGGCCGCTGCAAGGCTTGGGGCTTCGTGAGCGATGTCCATCAGGCGGATTTGCAAGGGCGCTGCCAGGGCGATCATGGTACCCACCAGGCCGATGCCCAGCAGCAGGCTCCACAGGTTCGCGGCGGCAAAGGTGAAGAACAGCAGGACCAACACCGACCACGCCAGCACCAGCCCCACGGCGCGGAACTGCAAGCGGTCGAACAATTTGCCGCCGACGATATTGCCGACAATGCCGCCCACGCCGAAGGCTGCCAGGCCGAACGGAATCCACTGCGGCGCCACGCGGGTCACTTCGAGCATGGTCGGGGCCAGGTAGCTGAACACGCAGAACATCCCGGCAAAGCCGATGGACGCAATGCCCAGCGCCATCCAGACCTGGGGCAAGGTGAAGGCCTTGAGCTCCTTGCGCGGGTCACTGCGCACCTCATCATGACGCTGGGGCACGAAGCGCCACACCATGGCGATGGTGCACACGGCAATCAGCCCGACCAGCACGAACGCCGAACGCCAGCCAAAGTACTGGCCCAGAAAGGTGGCGATCGGGTTGCCCAGCAA is part of the Pseudomonas parafulva genome and harbors:
- a CDS encoding aldo/keto reductase, which translates into the protein MQYVKLGTTGLDISRLCLGCMTFGEPDAGTHPWTLGEDASRPIIRHAVEQGINFFDTANSYSAGTSEVILGKLLKEFTRRDETVIATKVFYPANMWQGASRPNEQGLSRKAIMTSIDASLSRLGTDYVDLYQIHRWDYTTPIEETMEALNDVVRAGKARYIGASSMYAWQFAKAQQVATSNGWSRFVSMQNFLNLLYREEEREMIPLCLDQGVGLMPWSPMARGRLTRPNGQQTERTRTDLSGQSFFEKTEAQDGRVIDVVEQIAQERGVPMAQVALAWVLGKQGVSSPIVGASKPAHLDDALAAIDLRLTAEETARLEAPYVPHAVTGFK
- a CDS encoding 2-hydroxyacid dehydrogenase; amino-acid sequence: MKKRIVLYKALSHDLLARLQAAAEVTTVDLARPDGMARLRDALPGAHGLLGASLRLDASLLDLAPELEVISSVSVGVDNYDITDLDRRGIVLTNTPDVLTETTADTGFALILATARRVVELANWVRDGHWQSSLGPAQFGSDVHGKTLGIVGMGRIGEALARRAAAGFGMQVIYHSQRPKPDVEARYGARRVALDALLAQADFVCLTVPLSAATEGLIGRKELALMKPAAILINISRGRVVDEQALIDALETRRIRGAGLDVFVQEPLAVDSPLLRLANVVATPHIGSATEDTRQAMARCAVDNMLAALAGRRPANAVNG
- a CDS encoding MFS transporter; its protein translation is MSVLEPSPLPSKSTVVKMEAAMALGSFAIGTGEFAIMGLMPDIASNLNLSEPQVGHAISAYALGVMVGAPTLAILGAKILRKHMLLLLMGLYALGNLATAFAPSFGGLIAFRFISGLPHGAYFGIAAVVASSMVANNQRAGAVARVMMGLTLAMLLGNPIATFLGQYFGWRSAFVLVGLIAVCTIAMVWRFVPQRHDEVRSDPRKELKAFTLPQVWMALGIASIGFAGMFCVFSYLAPTMLEVTRVAPQWIPFGLAAFGVGGIVGNIVGGKLFDRLQFRAVGLVLAWSVLVLLFFTFAAANLWSLLLGIGLVGTMIALAAPLQIRLMDIAHEAPSLAAASNHAAFNLANALGPWLGGMAITAGLGWTSTGYIGAAMALLGLGLYVVARRMKGGA
- a CDS encoding endonuclease, whose protein sequence is MKSLRYALHLLLILSSPAWANPPSTFAEAKVVAKQQVYMDQDKSAMGELYCGCQWTWVGKSGGRIDAASCGYQTRKQQNRAERTEWEHIVPAHTFGNQRQCWKNGGREHCVDSDPVFRAMEADLFNLYPAVGEVNGDRSNFNYGMVSGNQGEYGQCTTKVDFAQRAAEPRDEVKGLVARTTFYMFDRYRLNMSRQQQQLLMAWDRQHPVSAWEKERDRRISAIMGHANPFVTGERKWTLNYTPTGDGVQPALAAPARTTVASQAPVGAVLGNRNSHVYHLSVGCPGYHQVAPKNQVAFATEVEAQAAGYRKAGNCR
- a CDS encoding LysR family transcriptional regulator; translation: MFDWEDLRHFSTFCATGSLSAAARVLSVDHATVARRIASLEASLNLKLVDRRARAYVLTEDGERVGELAGQMAASSFALEHFASAGQQTVEGEVILSAPPALLGSIIARRLGDLYKHYPQLRLRLVGSKSRASLARREADISIVLSRPTEPTLVVSLLGHLDYRLYASADYQASGSARRYIGYDASQAHSPQQQWLNRQAGEQPFALLSNDLRIQAQACAGSIGIACLPAFMAHEHGLTVAGQPEQTISIEIWLAVHEDVRATPRIKAVTDFLHQQIKPLLRL